The Myripristis murdjan chromosome 17, fMyrMur1.1, whole genome shotgun sequence DNA segment aggccagattacccagaatgcttagagaggcagagggaggaagaggaggaagagcagaggaggagcagggagttttttctgcagatcacactgcacttcctaaggtggatgaagcaggaggagctggctgagcgtctgtggagcagtaaggaaaaaaaaaaaaaatttaaataaaaaaatcttagttttattctttttgcttcatggtttttcttctttggctgTGCACTCGACTACCGAAAAATGTCAATTACCAGCCGagtgaaacagccaatcagatcaaagcagctgtgatgcgtcaggctgttgcttgatgacagattatttcagcctctgagtTTTCCTaccggccagcagggggcggctcgtcctcctcctgcctgccggtgaaaagcagcttcctgttttcccgtCTCGTCCCGCCGGCTTCCCCGGGACAGCGGCGGCGCTCCGGCTGAGGCagcgctgtgttgtttgttcaactgggaactttattctccccaaatcctGATCGGGACGTGCAGCTCTTCGTTTGTTCCTGCAGTCTGCTGTTTGGCGGCGGCTGCTTGGTGTTGTCGTCCTCTGATAGCTCATGTTTACAGaggtgttgtcatggcaacgccTCGACCAATCAGGACAGACAGCCGTTTTAGCTCGTCCTAAAAGTTCCTGGAGCAGGGCCCAAATCAGCTTCCAGGAACTCTAACCTGGAACCAtgttgttgccatagaaacgatTGCAGAACTCGTAAAACAGCCTTCAGGTCTCGGCACACCTCACTACGTTCTGACAGTCGAACAGGACCAATAGGTCCatttaccaggaaatattcacatttctcagaTGTAATACAACAtcgttttgttgatgttttggtttgtttgttcattcagaaactgcggctgcagcgtgccaacgtgaactcagatctaagctgaagaagaagtgtgagtgtgtgtttgaggggattgctaaagcaggaaacccaacacttctgaatcagatctacacagagctgtacatcacagagggagggagtggagagctcaatgaggaacatgaggtcagatggattgaaacagcagccaggaaaccagccactccagaaacaccaatcagatgtgaggacatctttaaacctttacctggaagagatggaccaatcagagcagtgatgacaaagggagtggctggcattgggaaaacagtcttaacacagaagttcactctggactgggctgaacacaaagccaaccagcatgtccacttcacatttccattcaccttcagagagctgaatctgctgagagggaaaaagttgagcttggtggaacttgttcatcacttcttcactgagaccaaagaagcaggaatcagcaggtttgagcagttccaggttgtgttgatctttgatggtctggatgagtgtcgacttcctctggacttcaagagcaaccagatcctgactgatgttacagagtccacctcagtggacgttctgctgacaaacctcatcaaggggaacctgcttccctctgctcgcctctggataaccacacgacctgcagcggccaatcagatccctcctgagtgcgttgaCATGGTAacggaggtgagaggcttcactgacccacagaaggaggaatacttcaggaagagattcagagatgaggagcaggccagcagaatcatctcccacatcaagacgtcccgaagcctccacatcatgtgccacatcccagtcttctgctggatcactgctacagttctggaggacgtgttgaagaccagtgagggaggagacctgcccaagaccctgactgagatgtacatccacttcctggtggttcagtccaaagtgcagaacgtcaagtatcatgggaaaGTTGggacagatccacactggactccagagaccaggaagatgatcctgtctctgggaaaactggcttttgagcagctgaagaaaggcaacctgatcttctatgaagcagacctggcagagtgtggcattgatatcagagcagcctcagtgtactcaggagtgttcacacagatctttaaagaggagcgtgggctgcaccaggacaaggttttctgctttgtccatctgagcgttcaggagtttctggctgctcttcatgtctttgtgacattcatcaagtctggagtcaatctgctgtcagaagaacaatCAACCTCCTCCAAGAAATCTAAACTAAAacacctctaccagagtgctgtggacaaggccttacagagtccaaatggacacctggacttgttcctgcgcttcctcctgggtctttcactgcagaccaatcagactctcctacgacgcctgatgacacagacaggaagtagctcacagaccaatcaggaaacagtccagttcatcaaggagaagatccaGGACAGTCCCTCTCcggagagaagcatcaacctgttccactgtctgaatgagctgaatgaccattctctagtggaggagatccaactgtacctgagttcaggacatCTCTCCAGTttcaaactgtcccctgctcagtggtcagctctgggcttcatcttactgacatcagaagaagatctgaatgtgtttgacctgaagaaatactctgcttcagaggaggctcttctggggctgctgccagtggtcaaagcctccaagaaatctgtgtaggttcatttaGAATTGGATATATTCAGTACTTTAACTTTGGAGAACCACTGGTGAATTTTattacatgaggaaaaaaagctgatattttcagatttacctTGTTCTTCactaattcctcctcaggctgagtgacTGTAATCTGTctgagagaagctgtgcagctctggcctcagttctcagctcccagtcctctagtctgagagagctggacctgagtaacaaccagctgcaggattcaggagtgaagcgtctctctgctggactggagagtccacactgcagactggaggctctcaggtcaggatcagagaactcaagagctttcaaactggactaaatgaaaacacaaagcccatcacacatttgaatatttgtctgaatgaacccagctaatttcagattagtgagctgctgaaataatccaacatgtatgtgtatcagactgtgttgttgtgtttggtgtgtccatgtgcaggctgtcaggctgtcggctcacacaggaaggctgtgcttctctggcctcagctctgagctccaacccctcccatctgagagagctggacctgagctacaatcatccaggagactcaggagtgaagctgctctctgctggactggaggatccaacctggagactggaggctctcaggtcagacccagtatttctttttttcctccaaatgttttggaattacagccacttttatacactgtcaccccattttcagaggcaaggcaagtttatttgtatagcacagttcaacacaaggtaattcaaagtgctttacagagacattaaaattAACGAGACACaattcaaaacaataaaaacagtcaattaacacattaaataaaaataaaacattaaaagaatcacagggtggaattaaaaaaaggaaaaggctttgaaataaaacagaagatgcaaataaaacaataaaagacataaagatGTATTATAGGTGCcatacaggtgtattacaggtgacTAAGGTAGTTAAGTCGACTCTGATATATCCGTCTCCACACCGGCTTTCTCTTGAGCCCGCATCCGCCGGACCCGTCGATTCCCTTCAGAGCCCTCCGTCTCCATCTCTCCAGTCTGACCGCTACACCTGTACGTAAAGCGTTGCCGTCTGCCACGTCATCACATTGATGACGTGCTGAGAGCGGGATTGCAAACTTTGATACGTTGCAAAATTTGCTGTACATGTACTTAAACTTCcactgttggtgtttttatCCAACCATGCTtatctttttttcagttgtacaGTTACAATATGTTGGGAAGTtgcaataaatataaatgcaatatGTTCTCTGTCCCTGTGTTGTGTCTCTCCTTGGTCTGGAACTTCTGTGAGTTTTGAGGCATTGCCAGCCTTTAAATCACATTTGTAAATGCTTTATAAGGCATAGATAGTCCCCACTTTAGATGAGCTCACACGAAATGCTTAATTAACGAGTAGTAAGTGCTTTGCAACTGCCTGAATTCATGAATTCCTGCATTAATAACAGTTTATAAGCCATCCATTGGAAATGGAATTTGTGAGGTTTTATAAAACATCTACTAACACACTCACTAACCATTAGTACATGTCTGAATAGTGGAGCATGCAGACATGTACATCTAAATAGACTTCATTATTTGCATAAGCTTTCTAAATGATCTTACAAACCACTGACAAATCCTAAATACCTGGTGGGTAAGTGATGTAATACTTAATTTATAAATGCTGATTCCATCATTTATATAGATGagcttataaatgatgaataaaacatttgtaactgtgattataaaccacatactaatgagtatttacatcagaaacatgctttataaatgatgaattcagtgtttactgttccataactactgtgcttataaatgatgagtaaaacattcATAACTGATTATAaaccacatactaatgagtGTTCATGTGTTATATATGTGgaattcaatatttattaatgcttaACTACTGCTTACTAGTGTGTACTCATTATAAAGCGTTACCGTTGATTTGGCtcctcctaaagttgttgctctGTCTGAtaggttttattttgctttttgagcctcatgatggcctccttcacctgcacctgcacctctttagatcgcatgttgagggttctgatcaacagctaccaaatgaaaacacaaacacttcgAATGAACTtcataccttttattttcttaatttgtcatggaataatgagggaaaagtcACACCTCACcatgaaaatggggtgacagtgaataaaagtggctgtaattcctaaaaggttaattctatatttttgttcaaccccttaaattaaagctgaaagtctgcacttcagtcacgtcttgatGACTCCATTTCAGATCCACTGTGGTGTGTACAAGGAcaacattatgaatattgtgtctctgtccaaatacttatggacctgactgtatATCAGGACTTCAGTGTCAGCATGCATGGTTACTGTCAAAATTGTTAAAAGCCACTGATTTTCTGAGTGgttctttatttattaaaaaaagtttatattcaaattcaaatgcttTCCATTGATTTATGTATCCAAGCCACCTCACAGTACAATGTGTGTCTATATTTTCAGCATGAGGGACGCAGTGAGAATCAAACCAGTGTCCCTGGTGTTGTTAGAGCTGCATTGAGCTCAGTGAGCTACAGCAGCATGCAGAGCTCACTGTCAGCTTGCTTTTAGATCAGGCTGTCATGAAGAAagattattatcactattagcAACATGACAGCAGTGTCCCAGGAAAACTGACAACtatgacattttcttctgttttaatgtccatccaggctgagtgtgtgtgatctgtcagggagaagctgtgcagctctggcctcagttctcagctcccagtcctctagtctgagagagctggacctgagtaacaaccagctgcaggattcaggagtgaagcgtctctctgctggactggagagtccacactgcagactggaggctctcaggtcaggatcagagaactcaagagctttcaaactggactaaatgaaaacacaaagcccatcacacatttgaatatttgtctgaatgaaccagctaatttcagattagtgagctgctgaaataatccaacatgtatgtgtatcagactgtgttgttgtgtttggtgtgtccgtgtgcaggctgtcaggctgtctgctcacacaggaaggctgtgcttctctggcctcagctctgagctccaacccctcccatctgagagagctggacctgagctacaatcatccaggagactcaggagtgaagctgctctctgctggactggaggatccaacctggagactggaggctctcaggtatggagagacacacacaatgtcttctagaggcctgaggaatattgtttcatgttgaatggtggatatgagtgaggtgctctgctaaatccttcatagggaaggttatttactgcccatgtttccatcctcaaagagaatctgcagctctgactctgtttcttcctccagggtggaccatggtggagagcagtggttgaaaccaggcgtgaggaagtgtaagtgtggatttagtttgactcctgaacacaaagcagcaaacattcagctgtttagacgctgcagctgcagcttctgctgtttgttctcagctgcttttaatgttgaACCAAAAATCATTTAGTTGCTGCT contains these protein-coding regions:
- the LOC115375413 gene encoding NACHT, LRR and PYD domains-containing protein 3-like yields the protein MTYVIYVTYVSYPSCVSMKSDHSMGQPIAFKDSLQQQISEVPSAQSAQQHQTDLASIFKLLEENMVTFVKKELKNLQRSLRPDYPECLERQREEEEEEQRRSREFFLQITLHFLRWMKQEELAERLWSTCQRELRSKLKKKCECVFEGIAKAGNPTLLNQIYTELYITEGGSGELNEEHEVRWIETAARKPATPETPIRCEDIFKPLPGRDGPIRAVMTKGVAGIGKTVLTQKFTLDWAEHKANQHVHFTFPFTFRELNLLRGKKLSLVELVHHFFTETKEAGISRFEQFQVVLIFDGLDECRLPLDFKSNQILTDVTESTSVDVLLTNLIKGNLLPSARLWITTRPAAANQIPPECVDMVTEVRGFTDPQKEEYFRKRFRDEEQASRIISHIKTSRSLHIMCHIPVFCWITATVLEDVLKTSEGGDLPKTLTEMYIHFLVVQSKVQNVKYHGKVGTDPHWTPETRKMILSLGKLAFEQLKKGNLIFYEADLAECGIDIRAASVYSGVFTQIFKEERGLHQDKVFCFVHLSVQEFLAALHVFVTFIKSGVNLLSEEQSTSSKKSKLKHLYQSAVDKALQSPNGHLDLFLRFLLGLSLQTNQTLLRRLMTQTGSSSQTNQETVQFIKEKIQDSPSPERSINLFHCLNELNDHSLVEEIQLYLSSGHLSSFKLSPAQWSALGFILLTSEEDLNVFDLKKYSASEEALLGLLPVVKASKKSVLSDCNLSERSCAALASVLSSQSSSLRELDLSNNQLQDSGVKRLSAGLESPHCRLEALRLSVCDLSGRSCAALASVLSSQSSSLRELDLSNNQLQDSGVKRLSAGLESPHCRLEALRLSGCLLTQEGCASLASALSSNPSHLRELDLSYNHPGDSGVKLLSAGLEDPTWRLEALRVDHGGEQWLKPGVRKYSCEVKLDTNTAHRRLVLSEDNRKVTRVTEKQPYSYHRERFDLLWQILCRDGLTGRCYWEVEWEGEVHISVTYRGISRRGVGVDSWFGGNKNSWSLFCSDESFSVWHNSISTDIPAPPSPHRVAVYLDWPAGSLSFYSVSSDTLIHLHTFTSTFTQPLYPGFRVWSPGASVSLCQME